One Trichoderma asperellum chromosome 5, complete sequence genomic region harbors:
- a CDS encoding uncharacterized protein (EggNog:ENOG41): protein MREVNFSIPNVNKASVGITTALYDRRALDCTSTLPLINSLNHLAYLTTSSARIRDILTVDGGIERLVCILKEGRNGDMMSIWKWNLAFQCVVNIGVRGTENVRTRVVEADMVPVIATILDNYIKVIDSCREKSDELKQKQAHDHRRHKNHDHRHSKVSPSSNISRSSRDGDPRYAMRQESSSTDASEALAGPSIISSGQNLDTTSATYSHIYANIDRPTLTQNHQVLNAQTTDLSYATTARQESHTLTTAPIADINDGFTRALRDVDRLTSISALGAVDLVTQPTSPTTPVPLLQLRPPTVRSATNLDITVSRSRRRPSIRHQNSTAESDDFNGDSMPSDEAPDTEMTGAAEIQSTVGIQDITMDDSEAILTGDTLDLNNPTASEAHQDAETFNIAHRTNLDGSIRDNMTHNPGAPVGLSPNRPALGVTPHPPTPSSTIPRYLLDRHLIPNPQLLSAMPREEDVLMSLQLLAYVSKYCCLRTYFQKSHLVPTLAIGDDLFDPDTEEEGEEGAPSTKDESESDDEYLLEDDFNLFPLVEKFTVRHHSTDMQYWAGVVMRNLCRKDDTRGGIRQCAYYQCGKWEEFTRQFAKCRRCRRTKYCSKDCQKSAWAFHRHWCVAAAQ, encoded by the coding sequence CCGTTGATGGAGGAATAGAGCGTTTGGTCTGTATCCTCAAAGAAGGGCGAAATGGAGATATGATGAGCATATGGAAGTGGAACCTCGCCTTCCAGTGTGTTGTTAATATCGGCGTCCGAGGGACAGAGAACGTGCGGACAAGGGTAGTGGAGGCAGACATGGTCCCTGTCATAGCCACGATCCTTGATAACTATATCAAAGTCATAGACAGCTGTCGCGAAAAATCTGATGaattaaaacaaaagcaGGCACATGATCACCGCAGGCACAAGAACCACGACCACCGGCATTCAAAAGTTTCTCCATCCTCTAACATTTCCCGATCATCTCGAGATGGAGACCCGAGGTATGCCATGCGACAAGAATCGTCGTCCACCGATGCTTCGGAGGCTCTCGCTGGTCCCTCTATTATTTCAAGCGGACAAAACCTTGATACGACTTCGGCGACTTATTCCCACATCTACGCCAATATAGATCGCCCAACCTTGACACAAAACCACCAAGTCCTTAATGCACAAACAACCGACTTGTCATATGCCACTACAGCGCGTCAGGAGTCTCATACTCTCACCACTGCTCCAATTGCGGATATTAACGACGGCTTCACTCGAGCTTTGCGCGATGTAGATCGTCTGACCTCCATTAGCGCTCTTGGTGCTGTTGACTTGGTAACTCAGCCTACATCTCCCACCACTCCAGTTCCTTTGCTTCAACTGCGGCCACCGACAGTACGATCTGCAACGAATCTAGACATTACGGTCAGTAGGTCTCGAAGACGGCCATCAATCAGACATCAAAACTCAACAGCTGAGTCTGATGACTTTAATGGGGACAGCATGCCATCTGATGAAGCCCCAGATACTGAAATGACGGGAGCTGCAGAGATACAATCTACGGTGGGGATTCAAGACATCACGATGGATGATAGCGAGGCCATCCTAACAGGAGACACGCTGGATCTAAATAATCCTACTGCATCTGAAGCCCACCAAGACGCTGAGACCTTCAATATTGCTCACCGTACAAACCTTGATGGGAGCATCCGAGACAATATGACGCATAACCCGGGTGCGCCTGTGGGCCTTTCTCCTAATCGCCCGGCTCTAGGTGTAACGCCACATCCTCCAACACCAAGCTCTACGATCCCTCGTTATCTACTCGACCGACATCTTATACCCAATCCTCAGCTGTTATCTGCAATGCCCCGCGAAGAGGACGTGCTTATGTCTCTGCAGCTCTTGGCGTATGTGTCCAAGTATTGTTGCTTGCGTACATACTTTCAGAAGAGCCACCTTGTGCCGACTCTTGCAATTGGGGACGATCTCTTTGACCCAGataccgaagaagaaggagaagaaggagcgcCTTCTACTAAAGACGAAAGCGAGAGTGACGACGAATATTTGCTTGAAGAtgactttaatttattcccGTTAGTCGAAAAGTTTACTGTCAGGCACCATAGCACGGATATGCAATATTGGGCTGGAGTCGTGATGAGGAATCTGTGTCGAAAAGATGACACACGTGGAGGAATTCGGCAATGCGCATACTATCAATGTGGCAAATGGGAGGAATTCACTCGGCAGTTTGCCAAATGTCGTCGATGTCGTCGAACAAAATACTGCAGTAAAGACTGTCAGAAAAGCGCTTGGGCTTTTCATCGCCATTGGTGCGTAGCTGCAGCGCAATGA
- a CDS encoding uncharacterized protein (BUSCO:EOG092D3IT4), with amino-acid sequence MVTKSKLKMALAAEKGIDFSKLKQQKKSKEAAKRKASKEQNGEDESDLDQPGETAEDNEVDDDEEKMNLDAIYESDTSESSIELEKKLPRKPKTTTQTLASDVADEVEEEEEDDDDEEIPVSDLEDLEEEEKEDIVPHTRLTINNTSALLAALERISIPTDKSAPFASHQSIVSATETSESIPDVSDDLQRELAFYSQCLEAVRLGRSRLISEGVPFSRPKDYFAEMVKEDAHMEKIKAKLVEEASAKKAAAEARKLRDLKKFGKQVQVSKLQERQKAKREVLDKIKTLKRKRQEHSSDVGTKEADIFDVSVDNEIAKHSQRSGSTRQQSGPRAPNAKRQKKNEKYGFGGKKRHAKSGDAVSSGDLSRFNVKRMKSKAARPGKSRRKAAALK; translated from the exons ATGGTGACAAAAAGCAAACTGAAGATGGCCTTGGCCGCCGAAAAGGGAATTGACTTTTCAAagttgaagcagcagaaaaagagcaaggaAGCAGCCAAACGAAAGGCTAGCAAAGAGCAAAACGGCGAGGATGAGAGTGATCTGGATCAACCAGGCGAAACCGCCGAAGACAATGAGgtagacgacgacgaagagaag ATGAACCTTGACGCCATTTACGAGAGCGATACTTCGGAATCCTCAATTGAACTTGAAAAGAAACTCCCCAGAAAACCAAAGACCACTACTCAAACGCTTGCATCAGATGTTGCAGATgaagtggaggaggaggaggaggatgatgatgatgaagaaatccCTGTTTCCGACCTTGAAGAtctcgaggaagaggaaaaagaggaCATTGTCCCCCATACCCGACTGACCATCAATAACACATCTGCTCTTCTGGCGGCGCTCGAGAGAATATCAATTCCAACAGACAAGAGTGCTCCATTTGCATCCCACCAGTCTATCGTCTCCGCTACAGAAACTTCTGAATCCATACCCGACGTATCAGATGATCTGCAGCGTGAACTTGCCTTTTATTCTCAATGCCTGGAAGCCGTGCGACTGGGCCGATCTCGACTAATTAGTGAAGGAGTGCCATTTTCTCGTCCGAAAGACTACTTCGCTGAAATGGTCAAAGAAGATGCCCATATGGAAAAGATCAAGGCAAAGCTGGTAGAGGAGGCGTCTGCTAAGAAAGCAGCGGCTGAAGCACGCAAACTTCGAGACTTGAAAAAGTTTGGCAAACAGGTGCAAGTCTCCAAGCTCCAAGAACGACAGAAGGCCAAGCGTGAGGTCTTGGACAAGATTAAGACGCTGAAGCGAA AACGCCAAGAGCATAGCTCTGATGTGGGTACAAAAGAGGCCGACATCTTTGATGTTAGCGTCGACAATGAAATCGCCAAGCATTCGCAGCGCTCTGGATCTACTCGACAACAGTCAGGACCTCGTGCTCCGAACGCAAAGcgtcagaagaagaacgagaAATATGGGTTTGGAGGGAAAAAGCGACATGCAAAGTCAGGAGATGCCGTCAGCTCTGGTGATCTCTCTAGGTTTAATGTGAAGAGAATGAAATCCAAGGCCGCAAGGCCCGGTAAGAGTAGGAGAAAGGCCGCCGCTCTCAAATAA
- a CDS encoding uncharacterized protein (EggNog:ENOG41~TransMembrane:2 (i243-271o291-315i)), translated as MDSCVNSLRFPNAALEGSPSESQASVHPRNGEPSNPNPIPGIKPDFMRASADKEPTPRDEAEASATHVRALAAVAQQQKTRRRRGSLRKVALLGRGAQRDRRDNRPLAIETDSIPDASISKSARFEPGSDITVHNALGLNIPMSSPTNECASTRFNSGLGRSERPADVYSLTTDEEDIIQLRPHASPSLRSRLPLSSGSESYYAGRDTAERQRSLQKAKSPLSYSASSLPQPGAGWDYAETEWWGWVVLTVTWFVFVMGMGSCFDVWSWAWDVGKTPYAPPELEDDPTLPIVGYYPALIILTCVMAWVWVVVAWVGMKYFRHAKISGD; from the coding sequence ATGGACTCCTGTGTAAATTCACTCAGATTTCCCAACGCTGCGCTAGAGGGATCGCCCTCCGAGTCTCAGGCCTCAGTTCATCCTCGCAATGGAGAGCCGTCTAATCCTAATCCGATCCCAGGCATCAAACCCGACTTTATGAGAGCGTCTGCCGACAAGGAACCGACCCCCAGAGATGAGGCAGAGGCGTCGGCCACCCATGTGCGTGCCTTGGCAGCCGTcgcacagcagcagaagaccCGGCGACGCAGGGGATCTCTCAGAAAGGTGGCCCTTCTGGGAAGAGGTGCACAGCGCGACAGGAGAGACAACCGACCGCTAGCTATTGAAACAGATTCAATACCTGACGCATCTATATCTAAGTCTGCCCGCTTCGAACCTGGCTCTGACATCACTGTACATAATGCTCTTGGCCTCAACATCCCCATGTCATCACCGACAAACGAGTGCGCCTCGACACGTTTTAATTCCGGTTTGGGCCGGAGCGAAAGACCGGCGGACGTGTACAGCTTGACAACAGATGAGGAGGACATAATCCAGCTAAGACCTCACGCCTCTCCGTCGCTGCGATCCAGACTTCCTCTATCATCAGGATCTGAGTCCTACTACGCCGGACGGGACACAGCTGAACGCCAGAGGTCGCTGCAAAAGGCGAAATCTCCACTCTCCTATTCCGCCTCGTCGCTACCCCAGCCAGGTGCAGGCTGGGACTACGCCGAGACTGAATGGTGGGGCTGGGTTGTTCTTACAGTAACTTGGTTCGTTTTTGTCATGGGAATGGGCTCTTGCTTCGATGTTTGGAGCTGGGCATGGGACGTAGGCAAGACGCCATATGCGCCTCCCGAGCTTGAAGACGACCCTACTCTGCCCATTGTGGGATACTACCCTGCGCTTATTATCTTGACGTGCGTTATGGCTTGGGTGTGGGTTGTAGTCGCTTGGGTAGGCATGAAATACTTTCGACATGCAAAAATTAGTGGTGACTGA
- a CDS encoding uncharacterized protein (BUSCO:EOG092D483D): MRSAPNIIITGTPGVGKTTHSEILAERTGLRHVSVNQIVKDKECHEGWDDEYQSWIVDEDKLLDVIEDDVKEGGCIIDWHACDLFPRSWVDLVVVLRVDSTTLYDRLEARNYPEVKLQENLDSEIMEVLLQEAREAFDEEIVVELTSNSSEEMESNIDRIEAWIKQWKADHAD, from the exons ATGCGCTCAGCACCAAATATCATTATTACCGGTACACCCGGGGTGGGCAAGACCACGCACAGCGAGATCCTTGCCGAGAGGACGGGTCTGCGACACGTTTCTGTAAATCAAATTGTCAAAGATAAAGAATGCCATGAAGGCTGGGACGACGAGTATCAAAGCTGGATTGTCGACGAAGACAAG CTGCTAGATGTCATTGAGGATGACGTGAAGGAAGGGGGCTGTATTATTGACTGGCACGCCTGTGATCTGTTTCCTCGTAGCTGGGTTGATCTTGTGGTGGTGCTGCGAGTTGATTCCACGACATTATATGATCGTCTTGAGGCCAG AAACTACCCAGAGGTCAAGCTTCAAGAAAACCTAGATTCCGAGATTATGGAGGTGCTACTACAAGAAGCGCGTGAGGCCTTTGACGAGGAAATCGTTGTTGAGCTTACCAGCAACAGTTCCGAAGAAATGGAGTCCAACATAGACCGCATTGAAGCTTGGATTAAGCAGTGGAAGGCAGACCACGCTGATTGA
- a CDS encoding uncharacterized protein (BUSCO:EOG092D03AT~TransMembrane:11 (o181-199i338-357o363-383i547-567o573-599i1061-1079o1099-1117i1137-1159o1184-1204i1216-1239o1251-1269i)), translated as MDHRDVASAASADYSAAVPARPRPPYLRPNGSQSSSGIFDDVEMAHDEPYSGPMAESLPSSVSAFSHRRSRADSTTSFIYYEGDEANNEADITEFAVSALDDEDDDHSADDDFLAYNHDYMLHRCSSSQSRTSVHAHLLRRDSNVTTTSSHPFNRTSQKVYVENEDLTIAIAGFRTRTTGYIAYIVLCILTGGLVYLLLRWLPRLYISLLGQACPLRDCSWVVIENQWGEMEISQVQVQAYGQPLSSVFGLPEKSPSYGLDDENDPVIDSLRSLNYRYVRFCYHSLKDKFVLLSGWKDPSWTDMQVVRTGLDSDEKSTREIIFGSNLIDIQQKSVGQLLVDEVLHPFYIFQIASIILWSLDSYYYYAICIFLMSFGSITTTLVETRATMKRLREISRFECDVRVLRNGFWTYMSSGDLIPGDVYELSDPNLTQLPSDSLLLTGDCIVNESMLTGESVPVSKIPATDTTLAKLDLTASTVSPEIARHFLFCGTKIIRARRPQEDLGGDAVALALVVRIGFNTTKGSLVRSMLFPKPSGFKFYRDSFRYISVMAVVALLGFVASFINFIRLQLEWHLIIVRALDLITIVVPPALPATLTIGTNFALARLKKAKIFCISPQRVNVGGKLDIMCFDKTGTLTEDGLDVLGVRVVSTDNHKFSDVISEPRLFEQRETSASFQSILQAALYTMATCHSLRSVDGELVGDPLDLKMFEFTEWSFEEGKHNVVEGEEEEYGSLSPSIASPPDRSIQLGVLKSFEFVSQLRRSSVIVRHFGRKDGDIFVKGAPEAMRDICRPSSIPKDYDELLSYYTHKGYRVIGCATRHLNRLSWVRAQKMTRTEVERDLDFIGFIIFENKLKPSTAGVLKELKGSNIATVMVTGDNILTAISVARECGLLDRHAHCFVPRFLHGDSQDPTAELQWESIDNIIYCLDKTTLVPLPAPPEGDISLPYDISNMQNYSLAVSGEVFRWIVDYAPADILSKVLVKGKVFARMSPDEKHELVEKLQSIDYSCGFCGDGANDCGALKAADVGISLSQAEASVAAPFTSQVFDIRCVLEVIREGRAALVTSFSCFKYMSLYSAIQFTSVSFLYSKGSNLGDFQFLFIDLLLILPIAVFMGWAGPAEKLCRKRPTADLVSRKVLVPLLGLMGVSIVIQAIAYVTVREQPWYQPPELSHDESSIKSSENTALFLVSCFEYILSGIILNAGAPFRHPLWENWPFIATIILSLAVTGYMLASPPFWLYDLMQLSQMSWDYKSFLVLLGLGYFALAWIYEKFMSLRLARFLGAANEWCTGRAKTRKRYKLIQEAMKVDTL; from the exons ATGGATCACCGTGATGTTGCGTCGGCAGCGTCGGCCGACTATTCGGCAGCTGTTCctgctcgtcctcgtcctccgtATTTGCGCCCTAATGGCAGTCAAAGTAGCTCCGGCATTTTCGACGATGTCGAGATGGCCCACGATGAG CCTTACTCTGGCCCTATGGCGGAAAGTCTTCCGAGCAGCGTTTCAGCGTTTTCCCATCGACGATCTCGAGCCGATTCTAcaactagctttatttattacgaAGGTGATGAGGCCAACAATGAAGCAG ATATCACTGAGTTCGCTGTATCGGCAttagacgacgaagacgacgatcaCTCGGCAGATGATGATTTCCTAGCTTATAATCACGATTACATGCTTCATCGATGCTCGTCGAGCCAATCGCGTACTTCCGTCCAtgcccatcttcttcgcagGGATAGCAACGTCACGACTACCAGCTCACACCCATTTAACCGTACAAGCCAGAAGGTTTACGTCGAGAATGAAGATTTGACGATTGCAATCGCCGGTTTCCGCACGAGAACTACCGGCTATATAGCCTATATCGTCTTGTGTATCTTAACCGGAGGGCTTGTCTATCTCCTGCTCAGGTGGCTTCCCAGACTGtacatctctcttcttgggcAGGCCTGCCCTTTGAGAGACTGTAGCTGGGTTGTTATAGAGAATCAATGGGGAGAGATGGAAATCTCCCAAGTGCAAGTCCAGGCCTACGGTCAGCCGCTTTCTTCGGTCTTTGGGCTTCCAGAAAAGTCGCCATCTTATGGTCTGGACGATGAGAATGACCCTGTCATCGATAGTCTCCGATCTCTCAACTACCGTTATGTCCGATTTTGCTACCATTCTCTCAAAGATAAATTCGTTTTGCTGAGTGGCTGGAAAGATCCTAGCTGGACTGACATGCAAGTTGTACGAACTGGCCTGGATAGCGACGAGAAATCGACTCGCGAAATCATATTTGGAAGTAATCTGATTGATATACAACAAAAATCCGTGGGCCAACTGCTCGTTGATGAG GTGCTGCATccgttttatatatttcaaaTTGCCAGTATTATTCTGTGGTCTCTTGattcttattattattatgccATCTGCATTTTTCTCATGTCATTTGGGAGCATAACGACGACCCTCGTTGAAACTCGAGCA acgatgaaacgGCTACGCGAAATCTCCCGCTTCGAATGTGACGTTCGAGTATTGCGGAATGGATTCT GGACCTATATGTCATCCGGGGACCTTATTCCTGGCGACGTTTATGAGCTAAGCGATCCTAACCTGACCCAGCTTCCTAGTGACAGTTTATTACTTACAGGAGATTGCATTGTAAACGAGAGTATGCTTACAG GGGAATCTGTCCCGGTTTCTAAAATTCCAGCAACCGATACAACGCTGGCAAAATTGGACCTTACTGCATCTACAGTTTCTCCTGAAATCGCTCGCCATTTTCTGTTCTGTGGAACTAAGATAATTCGGGCGAGACGCCCCCAAGAAGATTTAGGTGGCGATGCCGTCGCCCTGGCACTCGTTGTTCGAATCGGATTTAATACTACCAAAGGTTCTCTTGTGCGGTCCATGCTCTTTCCCAAACCATCGGGGTTCAAGTTTTACCGCGACTCATTCAGGTATATCAGTGTcatggctgttgttgctCTGCTTGGATTTGTTGCCTCGTTTATCAATTTCATTCGACTGCAGTTGGAGTGGCACCTGATCATTGTTCGTGCTCTCGATCTCATAACTATTGTCGTACCACCGGCTCTCCCTGCAACTCTGACAATCGGCACAAATTTTGCACTCGCTCGCTTGAAAAAAGCCAAGATATTCTGCATTAGCCCGCAAAGAGTAAATGTCGGCGGAAAACTTGATATCATGTGCTTTGACAAAACGGGTACACTCACAGAAGATGGCCTGGATGTCCTTGGAGTTCGTGTTGTTTCAACCGACAATCATAAATTTAGCGATGTAATTTCGGAGCCCCGATTATTTGAGCAAAGGGAGACAAGCGCTTCTTTTCAGAGCATCTTACAAGCTGCTCTCTACACTATGGCAACTTGTCATTCACTTCGCTCGGTTGATGGCGAGCTTGTCGGCGATCCCCTAGATCTCAAAATGTTCGAATTTACGGAGTGGTCCTTTGAGGAGGGAAAGCACAATGTTGTGgagggtgaagaagaagaatacgGCAGTCTTTCACCTTCGATTGCCTCCCCCCCTGAT AGATCAATTCAACTTGGCGTTCTCAAGTCATTCGAATTTGTCTCGCAACTTCGAAGATCCAGTGTTATTGTGAGACACTTTGGGAGGAAGGATGGCGATATATTTGTCAAAGGTGCACCAGAAGCAATGCGTGATATATGTCGCCCAAGCAGCA TTCCCAAGGACTATGATGAGCTTCTTTCATATTACACCCATAAAGGCTACCGTGTTATCGGCTGTGCTACGCGACATCTCAACCGACTGAGCTGGGTTAGGGCGCAAAAAATGACTCGCACTGAAGTTGAGCGGGATTTGGATTTCATCGGCTTCATTATCTTTGAGAACAAGCTGAAGCCCAGCACTGCGGGTGTTTTGAAAGAGCTCAAAGGCTCTAATATTGCCACTGTAATGGTAACAGGCGACAATATCCTGACGGCTATCAGTGTTGCTAGAGAATGCGGTCTTCTCGACCGTCATGCGCATTGTTTTGTACCTCGATTCCTTCATG GTGACTCTCAGGATCCTACAGCAGAGCTGCAATGGGAGAGCATTGACAATATTATTTACTGTCTTGACAAGACAACTCTAGTG CCGCTCCCAGCGCCACCAGAAGGTGACATTTCCCTTCCTTACGACATCTCCAACATGCAGAACTATTCTCTCGCTGTAAGCGGCGAGGTATTCCGATGGATAGTTGATTATGCCCCAGCCGACATTTTGTCTAAA GTGCTCGTGAAAGGCAAAGTTTTCGCGAGAATGTCGCCAGATGAAAAACATGAGTTAGTAGAGAAACTGCAGAGCATAGACTACTCTTGTGGCTTTTGTGGCGATGGTGCAAATGACTGCGGCGCCTTGAAAGCTGCAGATGTGGGCATCTCACTGTCGCAGGCCGAGGCTTCGGTAGCCGCGCCATTTACATCGCAGGTTTTCGACATTCGCTGTGTCCTAGAGGTTATCAG GGAGGGCCGTGCAGCTCTGGTAACAAGCTTCAGCTGTTTCAAATACATGAGTCTATACTCAGCAATACAGTTTACCTCGGTCAGCTTCCTCTACTCCAAGGGTTCGAATTTAGGAGATTTTCAATTCCTATTTATTGAtcttctcctcatcctcccaaTCGCAGTCTTTatgggctgggctggaccTGCGGAGAAGCTTTGCAGGAAGCGGCCAACAGCGGATCTCGTTTCGCGCAAAGTCCTTGTTCCTCTACTTGGATTGATGGGCGTTAGCATAGTTATTCAAGCTATAGCATACGTCACTGTCAGGGAGCAACCTTGGTACCAACCGCCGGAATTGAGCCATGACGAATCTAGCATAAAAAGCTCCGAGAATACAGCACTGTTCTTGGTTTCATGCTTCGAATATATACTCTCAGGGATTATACTGAACGCAGGGGCTCCTTTTAGACATCCTCTCTGGGAAAACT GGCCATTCATCGCAACCATCATCTTGAGTTTAGCAGTGACTGGATATATGCTTGCGAGTCCCCCATTCTGGCTGTATGATTTAATGCAATTGAGCCAAATGAGCTGGGACTACAAGTCGTTCCTAGTCCTATTAGGGCTTGGATATTTTGCTCTGGCTTGGATATACGAAAAGTTTATGTCTCTACGACTTGCGAGATTCTTAGGCGCGGCTAATGAATGGTGTACGGGACGAGCAAAGACAAGGAAGCGGTACAAGCTGATACAAGAAGCCATGAAAGTTGACACGCTTTAG